From Candidatus Dependentiae bacterium:
GCATGAACTAATTTTTTGTTTTAATATATCTTGTCGGAAGAGCATAGCCCACTATAACTTTTCTAAGTTCCCTTGGTAGAGCCGATTTAGCTGAAGTAGTTCCTACCATTGTTTGAGCACTATTTGCCACTAAGTTAAAGAGCTGTGAGCACCGTCTCTATTGCGCTTTGTATATTTTTCCAATTCTTTAGTTATTAGCCTGTTTTTTGAGTTATTACTTATATCAAATGGGGTATGACCGTTATTGTTTTTTATAAAAGGATTACCGTTCCCTTTTTTAAGCAAAGCTCTTACTATACGAGCATGATCTTGAGTGGCACCTTCCATTTTAGCTGCTAAATGCAAGGGTGTATCGCCATTTGTATCTTTAATAGAGCTATTTGCTCCTGCTTTTAGTAATTGTTTTACAGCAGAGTAACGAGGCAATCCTGCTGTAAAAGCATAATGCAGTGGTGTCTGTCCGTTAATTTTGTCTTTATAATTAGGTTGAGCGCCTGCTTTTAGCAATGATTTTACTAAAGCAGTTCTATCTTGATCTTTAAGAACTTGCATCGCTGCAAGGTGTAATGGTGTAACACCAGTATTATCTGGTACGTGAGGCTTGGCACCTTTTTTTAACAAGAGTTTAACTAATGGTATAACTTCATCATCAGGATACCAAGCTACTGCTGTATAATGGAGTGGCGTTTCTCCTTTGAAATCTTGTAGAGAACATATTTCGGGGGTAATTAATGACTTTGCGTTTTTTAAATTATTTGACTTTACAGCAGTTAAGAATCTCTGAGCTCTAACAGGTTCATAAGAGCCACTGCTCATTAGATAACTAGATAAAAAACTAAACGCCATTATAAGTAGATACAAGTGCATTTCAACTCTTTCTTAGTTATAACAAAAAACATAGCTTACTTTTGTCTTGCTGGTAGTGTATAACCAGCGATAATAGTTTTGATTGACTCTGGTAAAGGTAAGCCAGATGTTGCATATCCTTCACTAGTATGCGTAACATAACCTAAAAGGCGACTCCAAGCTTTGCGAGCCCCTTCTCTATTTTCTTGAGTATAGTTTTTAAGTAATTGAGTTATTTGGGTATTATCAGCTTTATTACTTACATCAAAAACGGTTTCTCCTCTTTTATTTTTTATAAAAGGATTGCCATTGCCTTTTTCTAGTAATATTTTCATTAGTCCATGAA
This genomic window contains:
- a CDS encoding ankyrin repeat domain-containing protein, whose product is MHLYLLIMAFSFLSSYLMSSGSYEPVRAQRFLTAVKSNNLKNAKSLITPEICSLQDFKGETPLHYTAVAWYPDDEVIPLVKLLLKKGAKPHVPDNTGVTPLHLAAMQVLKDQDRTALVKSLLKAGAQPNYKDKINGQTPLHYAFTAGLPRYSAVKQLLKAGANSSIKDTNGDTPLHLAAKMEGATQDHARIVRALLKKGNGNPFIKNNNGHTPFDISNNSKNRLITKELEKYTKRNRDGAHSSLT